A segment of the Elusimicrobiota bacterium genome:
TCGCGCGCGTGACGGGAAACGTCGTCTGCACCCAGAAAGACGAGAAGCTCGTCGGGTGCAAGCTCCTGCTGGTGCAGCCCGTGGACCTCGCCGGCGCCCCCAAGGGCAACCCCATCGTGGCCGTGGACTCGGTGGGGTCCGGCGAGGGCGAGCTGGTCCTGCTGGTGCAGGGCTCCAGCGCCCGCCAGACCTCGCGCACCCAGGGCAATCCCGTGGACGCGGTCATCTTCGCGATCGTGGACACGGTGGAGCAGGGCGGCAAGGCGGTGTTCAAGAAGTCCGAGGATGGGAATGCAGGCTGAAGAGATAGCCAAGATAGTCGGCGAGGTCTTGAAGCGCCTGGAGTCTCAGGAAGGGCTCGACCTGTCGAGCCCCGCGCCCGGGCCAGCGGGGGGCGATGAGGTCGTCTTTGCGACGGTGGACGCGGCTGTGTCCGCGGCGTCCCGGGCCCAGAAGACGTTCCAGGAGCAGGGGCTCGAAGTGCGCCGGGCCGTCATCAAGGCCATGCGCAAGACCTCCATCGCCAACGCCGAGCGCTGGGGCCGGATGGCCCAGGAAGAGACGAAGATGGGCCGCGCCGAGGACAAGACGCAGAAGAACCTCCTATGCGCGACTCGGACTCCCGGGGTGGAGGACCTGCAGTCCCGGGCTTACACCGGCGACAAAGGCCTGACCCTGGTGGAGTACGCCCCTTTCGGCGTCGTGGCCGCCATCACGCCCTCGACCAATCCGGCCGCGACCGTCATCTCCAACGCCATCGGCATAATCGCGGCGGGCAATTCCGTGGTGTTCGCCCCGCATCCGGCCTCGGCCAAGGTCTGCGCCGAAGCCATGCGGGCCCTGGCCGCCGCGGCGGTCTCGGTCGGCGCGCCGCGGGGGCTCATCAGCACGGTCGCGCCCGCCTCGCAAGAGACCACCAAGGCCCTCCTGGCCCATCCCGGAGTCCATCTCAACATGGTCACCGGGGGGCCGGCCATCGTGAAGGTGGCCATGACCACGGGCAAGACCTGCAAGACCATCGCGGCCGGCCCGGGCAACCCGCCGGTGGTGGTCGATGAGACGGCGCTGTTCCCGAAGTGCGCCGAGGACATCATCTTCGGCGCGAGTTTCGACAACAACGTGCTGTGCATCGCGGAGAAGGAAGTCATCGTGGTCGAGGCGGCCAAGGCCAGGTTCCTGGAGTGCATGCGGCGCGACCCGCGGGCCTTCGAGCTCGATTCCTCCCAGATGGACGCCGTCACCAAGCTCGTCATCAAAGAAGGGGGCAGGGGCTGCAAGGACCCGGTCCTGAACCGCGACTATGTGGGCCGCGACGCGGCGGTCATCGCCAAGGGCATCGGGCTGGACGTGCCGCCGGCCACGCGCCTCTTGTGGGCGGACGTGCCCAACGACCATCCTTTCGTTTGGACCGAGCAGCTCATGCCGGTCCTGCCCGTGACCTCGGCGCCGGATGTGGACTCGGCCATCGAGTTGGCGTATCAGGCCGAAGGAAGAAATCACCATTCCGCGGCCATGTACTCGACCCACATCGGGAACCTGACCCGCATGGCTCGGCGCATGCAGTGCTCCATCTACGTCAAGAACGCCCCGACCCTCTACGGCCTGGGCCTGGGCGAGGGCTACGCCTCCATGTCCATCGGCACGCCCACCGGGGACGGGATCACCAAACCGTCGCATTTCGTCAGGCCGCTGCACTGCTGTGTCGTGGGTTATTTTAGGATCGCGTGAGGTGACCATGCTGGCCAACATCGCCGTAGGACTCCTGGAGTCGTCCTCCATCGCCAAGGGCATCGAGGCGTCGGATGCCATGTGCAAGATGGCCTCGGTGAAGCTCGCGCGCGCCGGGGTCATCGCCCGGGGCAAGTACATGATCATCATCACCGGCCCGGTGGGAGAGGTGGAGAGTTCCCTGCGCGCCGGCCGCCAGATGCTGGGCCCGTCGCTCATCGACGAGGTCCTCATCCGCAACATCCACTCCCAGGTCCTGGCGACCTTGGACAAGCGCGTCCCGGTCAAGGAATTGGGCGCCCTGGGCATCATCGAGACCAAGGACGCCATCGCCACCGTGCGCGCGGCCGACGCGGCGGCCAAGGCGGCGTCCGTGACCCTCATCGAGACCAAGACCTCGGTCGGGGGCGGCAAGGGCTACGTGACCATGGTCGGCGAGGTCGGGGCCGTCCGCTCCGCCGTGGCGGCCGGCATCGGCGTGGTGCCCGAGGCGGGCGTCGTCTCGCACGTGGTCATCGCCCAGGCCGATGGGCAGCTCTTGGAATCGGTGGGGAAATAAGATGAAGATCGTCATCGGGTCGGATCACGGGGGATTTGCCGCCAAGGAGTTCGTCAAGAAGACCATCCAGAAGCTCGGCCACGAGGTGTCCGACTTCGGCTGCCACTCGCCCGAGAGCGTGGACTACCCGGACGTGGCCCAGCTCGTGGCCGAGGCGGTGACGCGCGGGGACTTCCAGAAGGGCGTGCTCATCGACGGCTTCGGCGGGGCCGTGGCCTTGGCCGCCAACAAGGTCCCGGGAGTGCGCGCGGTCGCGGCCTACGACACGGTCTCGGCCCGTTTCGCCGCGGCGCACGACGACGCCAACGTGCTCTGCCTGGGCGGCAAGACGCACGGCGAGCTCGTCCTGGCGGAGATCCTCAACGTTTTTTTCACCACCAAGTTCGAGGGCGGCCGGCACGAGGGACGCCTGGCCAAGATCGCGGGCATAGAGAAGAAATACTCCAAGTGAAGCTGGCACGAGTGGTCGGGCGGGTCTTCTGCGCGCGGCAGGACCCGGGCATCGACAACAAGACGCTCCTGCTCATCCAGCCCCTGCGCTGGGAGGACGAGTCTCCGGTCGGCGACCCGCTGGTGGCGGCCGACGCGGTCGGCGCCGGCGCCTCCGAGAAGGTATACTGGGTCGCCTCCCGCGAGGCCGCGGTCGCGTTCAAGGACGTGCCACCCGTGGACGCCGCGGTCGTGGCCATCGTGGACGGCCACCAGGTCAAGGATTTCAGACAAAAGGAAGGTTCGTGAACTTTGTGAGGGTCTGACCCCATCATGTTTATTGGAGAAGTCGTGGGCAATGTCTGGGGGACGAGGAAGCATCCGTCCCTCAAGGACCGCCGTCTGCTGCTGGTCAGGCCCATCGACCCCATGACGGGCGAGCGCATCGGAGACGCGGTCATGGCCGTAGACGGCGGCGTGCAGTCGGGCCCCGGAAACATCGTGCTGGTGGTCGACGAGGGCGGGTCCGCGCGCAGCATCATAAAGGACGAGGCCGCTCCCGTGCGCACGGTGGTGTGCGCGGTCGTGGACAGCGTCTCGTCCGGCGGCAAGGCCAAGAAGTACACCTGAGGACACTATCATGAACGAACAGGACCTGCGCAAGATCGTCGAGGAGGTCGTCAGGACTCTGGCGGCCAAGGGCTACCTCAAGGCCGGCGGCTCTTCCGCCTGCGAGCCCGCTCCCAAGAGGCCCGAGAGCCCCGCCCTCACCACGGTCGGCTCGGCCGGGAAGGTCTTCTCGTCTTCGGAATGGACGCCCCAGCGGCCGGGCGGCGCGCCCAAGATGGGCGAGGCTTGCGCGGAATGCGAGGGCAACGCCTGCGGCCGCTGCGCCTCCTTCGCCGGCGCGACCGCCAGCACCTTGAAGGCCTTGGGCGCCGACCGCATCGCGGTCTGCCAGCCCACGGCCCACGCCTCGTCCGTGGCGCGCATGGTCGACCATACCTTGCTCAAGCCCAACGCCACCCAGGCCGAGATCGCCAAGCTCTGCGAGGAAGCCCGCAAGTTCTGCTTCGCCTCGGTCTGCGTCAATCCTTCCTACGTGGCTTACAGCGCGCAGCTCCTGCAGGGCTCGGGCGTGAAGGTCTGCACCGTGATCGGCTTCCCCCTGGGCTCGACGACCTCCACGGTCAAGGCCATCGAGGCCCGCGATGCCATCGCCAACGGCGCCGATGAGATCGACATGGTCATCAACATCGGGGCCCTCAAGTCCGGCAACGATGCCCTGGTCTACGAGGACATCAAGGCCGTGCGCGAGGCGACCCGCGGCAAGTGCCTGAAGGTCATCTTCGAGACCTCGCTCCTCTCCGACGAGGAGAAGGTGCGCGCCTGCATCATGTCCAAGAAGGCGGGCGCGGATTTCGTCAAGACCTCCACGGGCTTCGGCGGCGGCGGGGCCACGGTGGAGGACGTCAAGCTCATGCGCCAGACCGTGGGGCCGCTGATGGGCGTCAAGGCCTCGGGCGGCATCCGCGACGCCAAGATTGCCGAGGCCATGATCCAGGCCGGCGCTACGCGCTTGGGCACCTCGGCTTCGGTCGCCATCGTGTCGGGGCAGGCCTCCGAGGGCAAGGGGTACTGAGGATGGCCAAGAACAAGCCGGTCAAGTATCAGCTCAAGATCGACGTGCAATGCGGCTCCTGCGGGACGCTTTCGCACCTGCAGGGAGATCTCTTTCCTAAGTTCTGTCCCTGCTGCGGGGCGGGCATGGAGCGCTACTGCCTGCACTGCCGGAAGAAGGCTGATATGTTCTTCGAGGAGTGGTGGCCGGAGAAAGACGAGTGCGTGCGCACCTACGGGCCGGCCAAGCGCTGCAGCCGATGCAACGCGATGCTGGAGCAGCCGCCGGAGATGCCGGGCGACGTCCAATGATAGAGGGTCAGGTCTTGACATTTGACATTCAGGTCTAATCCCTGGATTTGTCAAATGTCAAGACCTGACCCCAAAGGAGGAGCAATGGCGGAGATGAAGGAAGCTCTTGGGATGGTGGAGACGAAGGGTTTCGTGGGCATGATCGAGGCCTCCGACGCCATGGCCAAGGCGGCCAAGGTGCACATGCTCGGCTACGAGAAGATCGGCTCGGGCCTGGTCACGACCCTGTGCCGCGGCGAGGTCGGGGCGGTGCGCGCGGCCGTGGACGCCGGCGCGGCGGCGGCTCAGAAAGTGGGCGAGATGGTCGCCATCCACGTCATCCCGCGGCCGCATGACGACATCGAGAAGTATCTCGAGCAGATCTCGATCAAGATCCACAAATAGCGGCGCGGCCGCTTGGCGGGCCTTGTGAGTCCATGCTGACGCGAGACGACCTCATCGATATCATCCTGGAGCGGCTGGGGACGGACGTCGGACCCCGGGCGCCCAAGGTCGCGGCGGCTCCTGTCTGTCCGCCG
Coding sequences within it:
- a CDS encoding BMC domain-containing protein, which encodes MKEALGMVETKGFVGMIEASDAMAKAAKVHMLGYEKIGSGLVTTLCRGEVGAVRAAVDAGAAAAQKVGEMVAIHVIPRPHDDIEKYLEQISIKIHK
- a CDS encoding RpiB/LacA/LacB family sugar-phosphate isomerase — translated: MKIVIGSDHGGFAAKEFVKKTIQKLGHEVSDFGCHSPESVDYPDVAQLVAEAVTRGDFQKGVLIDGFGGAVALAANKVPGVRAVAAYDTVSARFAAAHDDANVLCLGGKTHGELVLAEILNVFFTTKFEGGRHEGRLAKIAGIEKKYSK
- the deoC gene encoding deoxyribose-phosphate aldolase yields the protein MVDHTLLKPNATQAEIAKLCEEARKFCFASVCVNPSYVAYSAQLLQGSGVKVCTVIGFPLGSTTSTVKAIEARDAIANGADEIDMVINIGALKSGNDALVYEDIKAVREATRGKCLKVIFETSLLSDEEKVRACIMSKKAGADFVKTSTGFGGGGATVEDVKLMRQTVGPLMGVKASGGIRDAKIAEAMIQAGATRLGTSASVAIVSGQASEGKGY
- a CDS encoding ethanolamine utilization protein EutN, coding for MKLARVVGRVFCARQDPGIDNKTLLLIQPLRWEDESPVGDPLVAADAVGAGASEKVYWVASREAAVAFKDVPPVDAAVVAIVDGHQVKDFRQKEGS
- a CDS encoding EutN/CcmL family microcompartment protein, whose protein sequence is MFIGEVVGNVWGTRKHPSLKDRRLLLVRPIDPMTGERIGDAVMAVDGGVQSGPGNIVLVVDEGGSARSIIKDEAAPVRTVVCAVVDSVSSGGKAKKYT
- a CDS encoding BMC domain-containing protein; the protein is MLANIAVGLLESSSIAKGIEASDAMCKMASVKLARAGVIARGKYMIIITGPVGEVESSLRAGRQMLGPSLIDEVLIRNIHSQVLATLDKRVPVKELGALGIIETKDAIATVRAADAAAKAASVTLIETKTSVGGGKGYVTMVGEVGAVRSAVAAGIGVVPEAGVVSHVVIAQADGQLLESVGK
- a CDS encoding EutN/CcmL family microcompartment protein; its protein translation is MIFARVTGNVVCTQKDEKLVGCKLLLVQPVDLAGAPKGNPIVAVDSVGSGEGELVLLVQGSSARQTSRTQGNPVDAVIFAIVDTVEQGGKAVFKKSEDGNAG
- a CDS encoding aldehyde dehydrogenase EutE translates to MQAEEIAKIVGEVLKRLESQEGLDLSSPAPGPAGGDEVVFATVDAAVSAASRAQKTFQEQGLEVRRAVIKAMRKTSIANAERWGRMAQEETKMGRAEDKTQKNLLCATRTPGVEDLQSRAYTGDKGLTLVEYAPFGVVAAITPSTNPAATVISNAIGIIAAGNSVVFAPHPASAKVCAEAMRALAAAAVSVGAPRGLISTVAPASQETTKALLAHPGVHLNMVTGGPAIVKVAMTTGKTCKTIAAGPGNPPVVVDETALFPKCAEDIIFGASFDNNVLCIAEKEVIVVEAAKARFLECMRRDPRAFELDSSQMDAVTKLVIKEGGRGCKDPVLNRDYVGRDAAVIAKGIGLDVPPATRLLWADVPNDHPFVWTEQLMPVLPVTSAPDVDSAIELAYQAEGRNHHSAAMYSTHIGNLTRMARRMQCSIYVKNAPTLYGLGLGEGYASMSIGTPTGDGITKPSHFVRPLHCCVVGYFRIA